A region of uncultured Draconibacterium sp. DNA encodes the following proteins:
- the aroB gene encoding 3-dehydroquinate synthase, translating to MGNSKIYSKIIYSRKLEQELQAYIDNYPKGKVFLATEETVDKLWVAKLNSFLAENAIKKVVVPAGESNKKIGSVETIWQFLSENEGDRKSLLINIGGGMLTDLAGFAASTFKRGIDFLNVPTTLLSQVDASVGGKTGFNFNGLKNEIGVFKEPVAVVINTDFLKTIDRNNFISGFAEMIKHGLIHSTEHLAELKDFDFDTIDYDLLQEIIRHSVNVKEYFVANDLTENNIRKALNFGHTVGHAFESLAMKQNRPILHGYAVAYAMIAELFLSVNRCGFPQTDCNELTKWMLDIYGKFEIEESDFEALYQLMTHDKKNESGRINFTLLPKVGEIAINQNCSKELILEALKFYKSL from the coding sequence ATGGGAAATTCAAAGATTTACTCTAAAATAATTTACAGCCGAAAGTTGGAACAGGAACTGCAGGCTTATATCGATAACTATCCAAAGGGCAAGGTTTTTCTGGCTACCGAAGAAACCGTTGATAAACTTTGGGTAGCCAAACTGAATAGTTTTTTGGCCGAAAATGCCATTAAAAAAGTGGTGGTTCCGGCCGGAGAGAGCAATAAAAAGATTGGCTCGGTTGAAACCATCTGGCAGTTTTTGTCGGAAAACGAAGGCGACCGCAAATCGCTGTTGATTAATATTGGCGGAGGAATGCTTACCGATTTGGCGGGTTTTGCAGCCAGCACTTTTAAACGCGGTATCGATTTTCTTAACGTGCCAACAACCTTGCTTTCGCAGGTTGATGCATCGGTGGGTGGAAAAACCGGGTTTAATTTTAACGGTCTAAAAAACGAAATTGGCGTATTTAAAGAGCCGGTTGCCGTTGTTATTAACACTGATTTTCTGAAAACAATCGATCGCAACAATTTTATTTCGGGGTTTGCCGAAATGATCAAACACGGATTGATTCACAGTACGGAACACCTGGCCGAGCTTAAAGATTTTGACTTTGATACTATAGATTACGATCTGTTGCAGGAAATTATCCGCCACTCGGTGAATGTGAAAGAATATTTTGTAGCCAACGACTTAACTGAAAATAACATTCGTAAAGCACTGAATTTCGGGCATACGGTGGGCCATGCTTTTGAAAGTCTGGCCATGAAACAAAACCGGCCCATTCTGCATGGTTATGCCGTTGCTTATGCCATGATCGCCGAATTGTTCTTGTCGGTAAATAGGTGTGGTTTCCCGCAAACCGATTGCAATGAGCTGACCAAATGGATGTTGGATATTTACGGTAAGTTCGAAATTGAAGAATCAGATTTTGAAGCGTTATATCAATTAATGACGCACGACAAAAAGAACGAATCGGGACGAATTAATTTTACACTACTTCCAAAAGTTGGCGAAATTGCCATTAACCAAAATTGCAGCAAAGAACTGATTCTGG
- the dprA gene encoding DNA-processing protein DprA, with the protein MNEDLKYKVALSMLPNIGGILARNLVAYIGSVEGVFSQSAKALTKVPGIGEAYARQIKKNNVLPKAEKELEYIDKNGIDIHFYTDVTYPRRLKSCVDAPLIIYTKGNMNLDAERVISIVGTRNATEYGRSIVDDLCREFAERKYKILIVSGLAYGIDVQAHRCALNYKLPTVGVIAHGLDTLYPAIHKQTAEKMQECGGIVTDFPSNTKIDPANFIKRNRIIAGLADATIVVESAQKGGSLITADIASSYNRDVFAFPGRAGDTYSKGCNLLIRNSGATLIEGINDLEYFMGWEKTDKVDAIQSSLFIDLNPDEQKVVDLLKEKGELFIDQISAEIKLPVSRISAMLLNLEFKNLVLALPGKMYKLR; encoded by the coding sequence ATGAACGAAGACCTTAAATACAAAGTGGCACTATCGATGCTTCCCAATATTGGAGGTATTCTTGCCCGTAACCTGGTTGCCTATATTGGCAGTGTCGAAGGTGTTTTTTCGCAATCGGCTAAAGCACTAACAAAAGTTCCCGGAATTGGAGAAGCTTATGCCCGGCAGATAAAGAAAAACAATGTGTTGCCCAAGGCTGAAAAAGAGCTGGAATACATTGATAAAAACGGAATAGACATCCATTTTTATACCGATGTAACGTATCCGCGCAGATTAAAAAGCTGTGTTGACGCGCCACTTATTATTTACACCAAAGGCAATATGAATCTGGATGCCGAACGGGTAATCAGCATTGTGGGCACGCGTAATGCCACGGAATACGGCAGGTCAATCGTTGATGATCTGTGCCGCGAATTTGCCGAACGGAAGTACAAAATTCTTATCGTGAGTGGTTTGGCTTATGGCATTGATGTACAAGCCCACCGATGTGCCCTGAACTACAAGCTGCCTACCGTTGGTGTAATTGCTCATGGGCTCGATACGCTTTACCCGGCAATACACAAACAAACAGCAGAAAAAATGCAGGAATGCGGCGGAATTGTTACTGATTTTCCGAGCAATACAAAAATAGACCCGGCCAATTTTATTAAACGTAACCGCATTATTGCCGGATTGGCCGATGCAACAATTGTGGTGGAATCGGCCCAAAAAGGAGGCTCGCTGATTACTGCCGATATTGCCTCATCGTATAACCGCGATGTTTTTGCTTTCCCGGGCCGGGCGGGCGATACTTACTCGAAAGGCTGTAACCTGCTGATCAGAAACAGCGGAGCTACTTTAATTGAAGGCATCAACGACCTGGAATACTTTATGGGCTGGGAAAAAACAGATAAAGTTGACGCCATTCAGTCGAGTTTGTTTATCGATTTAAATCCTGACGAACAAAAAGTAGTTGACCTGTTAAAAGAAAAAGGTGAACTATTTATCGATCAGATTTCCGCCGAAATAAAACTGCCTGTAAGCCGTATTTCTGCTATGTTGCTCAACCTTGAATTTAAAAACCTTGTACTTGCGCTCCCCGGTAAAATGTACAAATTGAGGTAA
- a CDS encoding DEAD/DEAH box helicase — protein sequence MKKTFEELKVAKSILKSLDDIGFTTPTPIQERAIPKINSGVNIVGVAQTGTGKTAAYLLPLLSRLKKPEGVDPRVVILVPTRELSIQVGEDIAELTSYSELRHAAVFGGIGWTKHAALLEPGIDILVATPGRMWDLYQAGALRLKKVKYLVIDEADRMLDMGFIPQIKQLQEIIPSRRQNLLFSATFSEKIETLAEEFLDHYDKLEIAPSATPVGLVTQKCYKVPNYRTKLNLIKHLLQDEENFTRVVIFVKTKEHAEGVYKVVQRKAEGEKRILHSNKAQNSRINSIQAFKSGEVRILITTDVSARGMDVSQVSHVINFDLPNDYDDYIHRIGRTARAGNKGDAITLIDPSAEWHWKKIESLMRQEIQLLDLPEEVEVVESEFKENQDMLREIDRQRKIDDPTFQGAFHQKKRKGSSKRSFEDKFARTKERQKRKKRRK from the coding sequence ATGAAGAAGACTTTTGAAGAATTAAAAGTTGCAAAATCGATATTAAAATCGCTGGATGACATTGGGTTTACTACGCCAACACCCATACAGGAAAGAGCTATTCCGAAAATTAATTCGGGAGTGAACATTGTTGGTGTGGCGCAAACCGGAACCGGAAAAACGGCGGCTTACCTGCTTCCCTTGCTTAGCCGTTTAAAAAAGCCTGAAGGAGTTGATCCGCGTGTTGTAATTCTTGTTCCTACGCGCGAACTATCCATTCAGGTGGGAGAAGATATTGCAGAATTAACAAGTTATTCGGAGTTACGTCATGCTGCGGTATTTGGAGGCATTGGCTGGACAAAACATGCTGCTTTGCTGGAGCCGGGTATTGATATTCTGGTGGCTACACCGGGCCGTATGTGGGATTTGTACCAGGCCGGTGCACTGCGCCTAAAGAAGGTAAAATACCTGGTTATCGACGAAGCTGACCGTATGCTCGACATGGGATTTATTCCTCAAATCAAACAACTTCAGGAAATCATTCCGTCGCGCAGGCAAAACCTGTTGTTTTCGGCTACCTTCTCGGAAAAGATTGAAACGCTGGCAGAAGAGTTTCTCGACCATTACGACAAACTGGAAATAGCACCATCGGCCACTCCGGTTGGGCTGGTAACACAAAAGTGTTATAAGGTTCCGAATTACAGGACAAAACTTAATCTTATCAAGCATCTTCTTCAAGACGAAGAAAATTTTACGCGGGTAGTTATTTTTGTAAAAACGAAGGAACATGCCGAGGGCGTTTACAAAGTAGTACAGCGAAAAGCGGAAGGCGAAAAACGTATTCTCCATTCGAACAAAGCACAAAACTCGCGTATTAATTCCATCCAGGCCTTTAAAAGTGGTGAGGTTCGGATATTAATCACTACCGATGTTTCGGCGCGGGGTATGGATGTGAGCCAGGTGAGCCACGTTATTAACTTTGATTTGCCGAATGATTACGACGATTATATCCACCGAATTGGACGAACTGCGCGCGCCGGAAATAAAGGCGATGCCATTACTTTAATCGATCCATCGGCAGAGTGGCACTGGAAAAAGATTGAAAGTTTGATGCGCCAGGAAATTCAGCTTCTGGATTTGCCCGAAGAGGTAGAAGTGGTTGAATCGGAGTTCAAAGAAAACCAGGATATGTTGCGCGAGATCGACCGTCAGCGCAAAATCGACGATCCTACTTTCCAGGGGGCTTTTCATCAGAAAAAAAGAAAAGGCTCGTCAAAACGTTCGTTCGAAGATAAATTTGCACGAACAAAAGAACGTCAGAAACGGAAAAAAAGAAGAAAATAA
- a CDS encoding cupin domain-containing protein, which produces MKKLELISENKNYTAVNVGSLEDVGNYSLIHPKLKTEIKGKVFLKEPTKSTGTEISFTTIPPKSELGYFHIHYKDEETYIILKGSGYYQVDDDCFPVQEGSVIRVAPDGVRSLCNTSEENMVYMCIQAKENSLEEHTTDDGKRIAVTPKWEIKK; this is translated from the coding sequence ATGAAAAAATTAGAATTGATTTCAGAAAACAAGAATTATACGGCAGTAAATGTGGGTAGTTTAGAAGATGTAGGAAACTATTCACTTATTCATCCAAAACTAAAAACCGAGATTAAAGGGAAAGTGTTTTTAAAAGAGCCTACCAAATCAACCGGAACAGAAATATCGTTTACCACCATACCGCCAAAATCAGAATTGGGATATTTCCATATACATTACAAAGACGAAGAAACCTATATTATACTTAAAGGCTCAGGTTATTACCAGGTCGATGATGATTGTTTTCCCGTTCAGGAAGGAAGTGTAATACGAGTTGCACCCGATGGTGTGAGAAGTTTATGCAACACCTCGGAAGAAAACATGGTGTACATGTGTATCCAGGCGAAAGAAAACTCGTTGGAAGAACATACAACGGATGATGGAAAAAGAATCGCTGTTACTCCGAAATGGGAAATAAAAAAATAA
- a CDS encoding GNAT family N-acetyltransferase, translated as MELFKTERLVVKSLKAEDRVYFAELFTDPKVLELIPQKAFSEGQITDRFNKVQNFELDDLKYKKCACGIYETGNTELIGLALFLINDNNDKELGYRFRVNYWGKGYGTEITKGMLEYYFQQLKVSKVTADVNIANSGSVKILDKFMNPVSEFFNERDNCTDRRYEIEKNRWLQQWE; from the coding sequence ATGGAATTATTTAAAACAGAACGATTAGTAGTTAAAAGTTTAAAGGCAGAAGATAGAGTGTATTTTGCTGAACTGTTTACCGACCCAAAAGTTTTAGAACTAATTCCTCAAAAAGCATTTTCGGAAGGCCAAATAACGGATAGATTCAACAAAGTTCAGAACTTTGAATTAGATGATTTGAAATATAAAAAATGTGCGTGCGGTATTTATGAAACGGGAAATACTGAATTGATTGGACTTGCTCTGTTTCTGATAAATGATAATAATGATAAGGAATTAGGATATCGTTTTCGAGTAAATTATTGGGGAAAAGGATACGGAACAGAAATAACAAAAGGAATGTTGGAATATTATTTTCAGCAATTGAAAGTTAGCAAAGTAACAGCAGATGTAAATATTGCAAACTCTGGTTCGGTAAAAATTTTAGACAAGTTTATGAACCCCGTGAGTGAATTTTTCAATGAAAGAGATAATTGCACCGACAGAAGATATGAAATTGAGAAAAACCGCTGGCTACAGCAATGGGAATAA
- a CDS encoding DUF1801 domain-containing protein, protein MKVNTNAEVEVVFANYPDGVRKKMLELRELVLEAANELEDVTTLEETLKWGEPSYITKHGSTLRMDWKAKTPDQYAMYFKCTSRLVETFREVFKNDFDFEGNRAIVFQIKDKIPKKELKECIKATLAYHKVKQLPTLGIENE, encoded by the coding sequence ATGAAGGTAAATACAAACGCTGAAGTTGAGGTAGTTTTTGCCAATTATCCAGATGGAGTTCGTAAGAAAATGTTGGAACTGAGAGAGCTGGTATTAGAGGCTGCTAATGAACTTGAGGACGTCACAACATTGGAAGAAACACTGAAATGGGGAGAACCAAGTTATATTACCAAGCACGGGAGTACCCTGAGAATGGACTGGAAGGCAAAAACGCCAGATCAATATGCTATGTATTTCAAATGTACCAGCAGACTTGTAGAGACTTTTAGAGAAGTATTCAAGAATGACTTTGATTTTGAGGGAAACCGGGCAATCGTGTTTCAAATAAAAGACAAGATCCCAAAGAAAGAATTGAAAGAATGCATCAAAGCAACATTAGCTTATCACAAAGTAAAACAACTGCCAACATTGGGAATAGAAAATGAATAA
- a CDS encoding PH domain-containing protein yields the protein MEIKEQQNINTNKKLNLTRGKRHNEIAYNMENAIFECKSSMDKRTKIKTVFVFLVFALLTSFLFLKSDNHIGLLFFAIFLSLTYIIACIFGIYKTPISYKILNGDLIIKSRFTRKAISIREIRNLRIFDSEDRKGLIRIFGVEGVLGNIGYYSSTRNNKMTILTSRDTNWILIDTKDNEKIVISPDDLALVNLVNKLIKNNEN from the coding sequence ATGGAGATAAAAGAACAACAAAATATAAATACAAATAAAAAACTAAACCTAACACGTGGTAAAAGGCATAATGAAATCGCGTATAATATGGAAAATGCAATATTTGAATGTAAATCTTCTATGGACAAGAGAACAAAAATCAAGACTGTTTTTGTCTTTTTAGTTTTTGCTCTTTTGACAAGTTTTTTATTTTTAAAATCGGACAATCATATCGGACTTCTTTTCTTCGCTATCTTTCTGTCATTGACATATATAATTGCTTGTATTTTTGGAATTTATAAGACACCCATTTCATATAAAATTTTAAATGGCGACTTGATAATTAAAAGTAGATTTACCCGAAAAGCTATAAGCATTCGAGAGATTCGAAACTTGAGAATTTTTGATTCTGAGGACAGAAAAGGATTAATTCGAATATTTGGAGTCGAAGGAGTTTTAGGAAATATTGGATATTATTCTTCGACAAGGAATAATAAAATGACAATTTTGACAAGTCGAGATACAAACTGGATACTAATTGACACAAAAGACAATGAAAAAATCGTGATTTCTCCAGATGATTTAGCATTAGTAAATTTGGTCAACAAATTGATTAAAAACAATGAAAATTAA
- a CDS encoding Fic family protein has protein sequence MKPPYKITSKILNLIASISEKIGEVNAAHLNKPPTELRKRNRIKTIQSSLEIEGNTLTVEQITDLLDNKRILAPKKDILEVKNAIKVYNQLNKFKVYELKSLCKAQEILMKELIENPGKLRTGSVGIVKGSDIAHIAPPGEMVYSLMTDLFNYLKNDDDLILIKSCVFHYEFEFIHPFIDGNGRMGRLWQTMILKEHSPVFEFLPIESLVKSRQQEYYNVLGKSDKQGTSTAFIEFMLEIIKDALEELLKVQNISLTNIDRISNFKEIIGTKEFSRQDYLRAFKNISQATASRDLKVAVDDGIVEKYGDKRTTKYKYK, from the coding sequence ATGAAGCCACCATACAAAATAACGAGTAAAATTTTAAACTTAATTGCTTCTATATCAGAAAAAATCGGAGAAGTAAATGCTGCTCATTTAAATAAACCTCCAACTGAATTAAGAAAAAGAAATCGAATTAAAACAATTCAGTCTTCACTTGAGATTGAAGGAAATACTTTGACTGTTGAGCAAATTACAGACTTGCTTGACAACAAAAGAATTCTTGCTCCTAAAAAAGACATTCTGGAAGTCAAAAATGCAATCAAGGTTTATAATCAACTCAATAAATTTAAAGTCTACGAATTGAAATCGTTGTGCAAAGCACAGGAAATTTTAATGAAGGAATTGATTGAAAACCCAGGAAAACTTCGAACCGGTTCGGTTGGAATTGTTAAAGGTAGCGACATCGCCCACATTGCACCTCCCGGAGAAATGGTTTATTCGTTAATGACTGATTTGTTTAATTATCTCAAAAACGACGACGATTTAATTCTAATAAAAAGTTGTGTTTTCCATTACGAATTTGAATTTATTCACCCGTTCATCGACGGAAACGGCAGAATGGGTCGGCTTTGGCAAACTATGATTTTAAAAGAACACTCTCCTGTTTTCGAATTTCTTCCAATTGAAAGTTTGGTAAAATCCAGACAACAAGAATATTACAATGTTTTAGGAAAATCAGATAAACAGGGAACTTCAACTGCTTTTATAGAATTCATGCTCGAAATAATAAAAGATGCACTCGAAGAATTATTAAAAGTTCAAAATATTAGTCTAACCAATATTGACAGAATCTCAAATTTTAAAGAAATCATTGGGACAAAAGAATTTTCAAGACAAGATTATTTAAGAGCATTTAAAAATATATCTCAAGCAACTGCTAGTAGAGACTTAAAAGTTGCTGTTGACGATGGGATTGTCGAGAAATATGGAGATAAAAGAACAACAAAATATAAATACAAATAA
- a CDS encoding IS1182 family transposase, which yields MKYLKGQNRSQISLFPVSLDQAINADNEVRLIDVFVNSLKLEEFGFRVDHIENGRPAYHPADLLKLYIYGYLNQLRSSRKLEKECKRNIELMWLLKTLRPDHNTIANFRRDNPKAIKKVFRETVKIATYFNLIGGTLIAGDSTKLRAQNSKKNNYNQKKIDRHLEYIENKLAEYNKALAESDGDKKQEIENEIEKQNQRKDGYKKIEQELKKSGQRQISTSDPDSRHQITRNNITEVAYSAQTSVDAKNYIPIDYKITNANDKKAMGTMLRRAKTILRHNDFTALYDKGYHTGSELAIADSLGIPAIVAIPPFSGASHAPDLRYDVEHFDYDPKTDTYTCLQGHTLRTTGYWHHAKNGAGETAYRFRNYTTPKCKSCEVRPLCTKSAANGKQVRRSEFAGNIENNKKRVQESEKLYKRRQAIVEHPFGTIKRQWGFNYIITKKYMKRAEADFGFIMSAYNLRRIINIVGIKKLEKYITSIFSVLCSIFDLLELFLNHRNRIQYKTIKTICYEIRIPGHLIKLNFNAPGKGF from the coding sequence ATGAAGTATCTCAAAGGGCAAAACAGATCACAAATATCACTTTTCCCGGTGTCGCTCGACCAGGCCATAAATGCAGACAACGAAGTGCGCTTAATCGATGTTTTTGTTAACAGTCTGAAGCTGGAAGAATTCGGATTCAGGGTTGACCATATTGAAAACGGGCGTCCTGCTTACCACCCAGCCGACTTGCTTAAACTTTACATTTATGGCTATCTTAATCAGTTAAGGTCGTCGAGGAAACTGGAGAAGGAGTGCAAGCGAAACATTGAATTAATGTGGCTATTGAAAACGCTGCGTCCCGATCACAACACTATCGCTAACTTCAGGCGCGATAACCCAAAGGCCATCAAAAAAGTATTCCGCGAAACCGTAAAGATTGCAACGTATTTTAACCTTATTGGCGGAACGCTGATTGCAGGCGACAGTACAAAACTGCGTGCCCAGAACAGCAAAAAGAACAACTACAACCAAAAGAAAATAGACCGTCACCTGGAGTACATCGAAAACAAACTGGCTGAATACAACAAAGCACTGGCCGAAAGCGATGGAGATAAAAAGCAGGAAATTGAAAACGAAATTGAAAAGCAAAACCAGCGAAAAGATGGCTATAAAAAGATTGAACAAGAGCTAAAAAAATCGGGGCAACGACAGATCTCAACTTCCGATCCCGACAGCCGTCACCAGATCACGCGCAACAACATTACCGAAGTAGCCTACTCGGCGCAAACTTCGGTCGATGCAAAAAACTACATCCCTATCGATTATAAAATAACCAATGCAAACGATAAAAAGGCAATGGGAACAATGCTCAGAAGAGCAAAGACAATACTTCGACACAACGATTTTACTGCCCTTTACGATAAAGGCTACCATACCGGAAGCGAACTGGCCATCGCCGATTCGCTCGGTATTCCGGCAATTGTAGCCATTCCTCCGTTTTCAGGAGCCTCGCATGCTCCGGACCTTAGGTACGATGTGGAACATTTTGATTACGACCCGAAAACCGATACTTACACCTGTTTGCAGGGTCACACCCTAAGAACCACCGGCTACTGGCACCACGCAAAAAACGGTGCCGGAGAAACAGCCTATCGCTTCCGCAACTACACAACACCTAAATGTAAAAGTTGTGAGGTCCGCCCGCTGTGCACAAAATCGGCTGCAAACGGCAAGCAAGTCAGGCGAAGCGAGTTTGCCGGCAATATTGAAAACAACAAAAAACGCGTTCAGGAAAGCGAAAAACTGTACAAACGACGGCAGGCCATTGTGGAACACCCCTTCGGGACCATTAAACGTCAGTGGGGATTCAATTATATTATCACCAAAAAGTACATGAAAAGAGCTGAAGCCGATTTTGGTTTTATAATGTCGGCATACAACCTCAGACGAATAATCAATATTGTGGGCATAAAAAAGTTAGAAAAATACATCACAAGTATTTTTTCTGTTTTATGTTCAATTTTTGATCTTTTAGAGCTATTTTTAAACCACAGAAACCGAATACAATACAAAACAATAAAAACCATCTGTTATGAAATCCGCATCCCTGGCCACTTAATAAAGCTCAATTTTAATGCCCCGGGAAAGGGTTTTTAG